In a single window of the Eriocheir sinensis breed Jianghai 21 chromosome 61, ASM2467909v1, whole genome shotgun sequence genome:
- the LOC126986319 gene encoding G-box-binding factor-like, with protein sequence MKSSVMQISALVVMMLMMTVMTREVEGGEEGGKMWRREERMEEEEQVEEVTAIVPPVPPPPPLPHPSVERGGRVEEEVEEEEEELEVLEEGHHHHHHHRRRPHHPRPPHPHPHRPDLRGSQETPINTTPITSTTTTQHQHHHQHTTTTSTTTQHPHKTTTKKKEVETGKKHREKTEKENGDHQPDDDEEDEENGSGSNHDLRDPWTSQDSSIEGPRVLPVTEGKNRHQEPSIPLGLPKELMPIHPGGGSRFEDLEREQLEKAKMAQTKDEDEEGDNASSSHDAEELYSAAPSLCVSSLIFSFTSFRILL encoded by the exons ATGAAGTCTTCAgtg ATGCAGATTTCggctttggtggtgatgatgctgatgatgacggtgatgacgagggaggtggaggggggtgaggagggagggaagatgtggaggagggaggagagaatggaggaggaggaacaggtggaggaggtaaCAGCAATCGTCCctccagtccctcctcctcctcctctccctcacccttccgtggagagaggaggaagagtggaggaggaggtggaggaggaggaggaggagctggaggtgctggaggagggtcaccatcaccaccaccaccaccgccgccgcccacaccacccccgccccccccacccacacccccaccggCCTGACCTGAgg GGCAGCCAGGAGACCCCCATCAACACCACCCcaatcaccagtaccaccaccacccaacaccaacaccaccaccaacacaccaccaccaccagcaccaccacacaacacccacaCAAAACCaccacgaagaagaaagaagtggagacagggaagaaacacagagagaaaacggagaaagaaaacggagaccaCCAACccgatgacgacgaggaggacgaggaaaacggAAGCGGCTCAAACCACGACTTGCGGGATCCTTGGACTTCGCAGGACTCCAGCATCGAGGGTCCTAGAGTCCTGCCGGTTACGGAGGGGAAGAACCGCCACCAGGAGCCTTCGATACCCCTAGGACTGCCGAAGGAGCTTATGCCGATTCATCCTGGGGGAGGTTCGCGGTTTGAGGATCTTGAGAGGGAGCAGTTGGAGAAGGCGAAAATGGCGCAGACgaaggacgaggatgaagagggagataaCGCCTCTTCGTCTCATGATGCGGAGGAGTTGTACAGCGCGGCGCCCTCCCTCTGTGtgtcctccctcatcttctccttcacctccttcaggATACTGCTctga